The following proteins are encoded in a genomic region of Cryptomeria japonica chromosome 11, Sugi_1.0, whole genome shotgun sequence:
- the LOC131036912 gene encoding uncharacterized protein LOC131036912: MERKMECSMCGDLGFQVYLFQCTKCLWRFEHQYCSRAYFDNVSDCKVCDWCYTIPEEEAASKINITKDSTGLGESMGKVKRNLRNCYDDIDFQIPKEQKKQKKSEIVDRRVRKRYKLLDEILC; this comes from the exons ATGGAGAGAAAAATGGAATGCAGCATGTGTGGAGATTTGGGTTTCCAAGTCTATTTATTCCAATGCACTAAATGCCTGTGGCGTTTTGAGCACCA GTATTGCAGTAGAGCATATTTTGATAATGTATCAGATTGTAAGGTGTGTGACTGGTGCTACACTATTCCAGAGGAGGAGGCAGCCTCTAAGATTAACATTACGAAAGATTCTACTGGGCTTGGAGAGTCCATGGGCAAAGTGAAGAGAAATCTGAGGAACTGTTATGATGACATTGATTTCCAGATACCCAAAGAGCAGAAGAAACAGAAGAAGTCTGAGATAGTTGATAGAAGAGTTAGGAAGAGATATAAGCTTCTTGATGAAATTCTGTGTTGA